In Apium graveolens cultivar Ventura chromosome 10, ASM990537v1, whole genome shotgun sequence, the following are encoded in one genomic region:
- the LOC141691779 gene encoding protein FAR1-RELATED SEQUENCE 5-like: MKKEAIDCSLHLDSLNSSEEPKTPVYVEDDDFVDRNEQFINLDDDLVDVEDESDGNEVENEVENDSDNVEGEDEIDNVEDANLAYALRNGFAIKIQASHRNKDNEIYGRLYVCRLYGKNVIAESSQNKRRREVLPKSECKVRMYVNYQKKKRHWEVTSLELVHNHGLVSPSKMNLVQREIHVNTATRSLIKTLYGSGVRNCQVMNVIGNIHGGNDKVGFNVQHVRNVLRDERMKRFEISDAQAGLDLLYRLNEESGSKYFIRTEVDEENRLKCLVWIDPRCIMAYQNFGDVMAFDTTYRTNRYTMPFVPFTGVNHHYQSVIFGFALMRDEHASTFEWILRTWLEGVGNNPPLTIITDQDQAMASAIAVVLPNTTHLLCSWHISQKFPEKLAHYYSAFPEFKTDFNNYIYKSLTECVFEARWASFVEKYHLQDYKWLKGLYELKHKWIPAYTRNKFSAFQNSTSRSEGMNSFFDKYVSSATGLKEFIENAQKALARQFMREKEEDYVTINLKRPMKLHTTLEYHASCIYTKEMFRRFQDELVESSKYFVEKDRRASEEGERMGDVYTYYSCYRPMSEPTRRNVYFVAFEKASSLGMCTCRMLEHSGLPCRHLLVVFTKKRVSEIPPYYINRRWTMHANRVDGVLPYNLDVGQSHEMTSTDRFNSMTMLTMSFCQSSIASKERYDYAVGVMNREIPILEKMSVDGIKSYESNSQAPNASAHEETILDPIMSQTKGRKKDVRFKSPIESIGKKEKPPRRCTYCQMEGHDKRKCASRLEDLKNVQESQYN; encoded by the exons ATGAAAAAAGAGGCTATTGATTGTAGTTTACATCTTGATAGTTTAAATAGTAGTGAAGAACCTAAAACCCCTGTATATGTTGAAGATGATGATTTTGTAGATAGAAATGAGCaatttattaatttagatgaCGATTTGGTTGATGTTGAAGATGAAAGTGATGGAAATGAGGTTGAAAATGAGGTCGAAAATGATAGTGATAATGTTGAGGGTGAGGATGAAATTGATAATGTAGAGGATGCAAATTT GGCTTATGCTTTACGAAATGGATTTGCGATTAAAATTCAAGCTAGCCATCGTAATAAAGACAACGAGATATATGGTCGTTTATATGTTTGTAGGCTTTATGGAAAAAATGTCATCGCCGAGAGTAGTCAAAATAAACGGCGTAGAGAGGTTCTTCCTAAAAGCGAGTGCAAGGTGAGGATGTAtgtcaattatcaaaagaaaaaacgTCACTGGGAGGTAACTAGCCTTGAATTGGTACACAACCACGGTCTTGTTTCCCCTAGTAAGATGAATTTGGTACAACGAGAAATACATGTCAACACCGCGACCCGTAGTTTGATAAAAACGCTTTATGGTTCGGGGGTTCGTAATTGTCAAGTGATGAATGTGATTGGTAACATTCATGGAGGTAATGACAAAGTTGGTTTCAATGTTCAACATGTTAGGAATGTGTTAAGAGACGAGAGGATGAAAAGGTTTGAGATTAGTGACGCCCAAGCGGGGTTGGACTTGTTGTATAGGTTGAATGAAGAAAGTggttctaaatattttattaggaCCGAAGTCGATGAAGAGAATCGCTTGAAGTGTCTAGTATGGATTGATCCAAGATGTATAATGGCTTACCAAAATTTTGGCGATGTTATGGCTTTTGATACCACTTATCGGACAAATAGGTATACAATGCCATTTGTCCCATTTACCGGAGTCAATCATCATTATCAATCGGTAATTTTCGGGTTTGCATTGATGCGGGATGAACACGCGTCGACTTTTGAGTGGATTCTTCGTACTTGGCTTGAAGGTGTGGGGAATAATCCTCCATTGACTATAATCACGGATCAAGATCAAGCCATGGCAAGCGCTATTGCGGTTGTACTCCCGAATACTACCCATTTATTGTGTTCTTGGCACATTAGTCAAAAATTCCCGGAGAAATTAGCTCATTATTATTCGGCTTTTCCGGAATTCAAGACGGACTTCAACAATTACATTTATAAATCTCTCACCGAATGTGTTTTTGAAGCTAGATGGGCGTCGTTTGTGGAAAAGTATCACTTGCAAGATTATAAATGGTTAAAGGGGTTATATGAGTTGAAGCACAAGTGGATTCCTGCATATACTAGAAACAAATTTTCGGCGTTTCAAAATAGTACATCGAGGAGTGAGGGGATGAATTCTTTCTTTGATAAGTATGTGAGTTCGGCAACGGGTTTGAAGGAATTCATTGAAAATGCCCAAAAAGCATTGGCAAGGCAATTCATGAGGGAGAAGGAAGAAGATTATGTCACCATTAATCTAAAACGTCCTATGAAATTGCATACCACATTGGAGTATCATGCTTCTTGTATCTACACTAAGGAAATGTTTAGAAGATTTCAAGATGAATTGGTCGAGTCTTCAAAATACTTTGTTGAAAAAGACCGACGAGCTAGTGAAGAAGGGGAGAGAATGGGGGATGTTTATACGTACTATAGTTGTTATAGGCCCATGTCCGAGCCTACAAGAAGAAATGTTTATTTTGTGGCATTCGAGAAAGCAAGCTCTTTGGGAATGTGTACGTGTAGAATGCTTGAACATTCGGGGCTACCTTGTAGACACCTATTGGTGGTCTTCACTAAGAAACGGGTTTCGGAAATTCCCCCGTATTACATAAACCGGAGGTGGACAATGCAtgccaatagagttgatggtgtgtTGCCTTACAATTTGGATGTTGGACAAAGTCATGAGATGACCTCAACCGATCGATTTAATAGCATGACAATGTTAACCATGAGTTTTTGTCAAAGTAGCATTGCATCCAAGGAACGGTATGATTATGCCGTTGGAGTGATGAATCGAGAAATACCAATTCTCGAAAAAATGAGCGTTGATGGAATTAAATCTTACGAAAGCAATTCGCAAGCTCCAAATGCAAGTGCTCATGAAGAAACAATTCTTGACCCTATTATGTCCCAAACTAAAGGGAGGAAGAAGGATGTTCGTTTCAAAAGTCCAATAGAATCGATTGGTAAAAAGGAGAAGCCGCCAAGAAGGTGCACTTATTGTCAAATGGAAGGCCATGATAAAAGGAAGTGTGCTAGTAGACTAGAAGATCTTAAAAATGTTCAAGAATCGCAATATAATTAG
- the LOC141693573 gene encoding ubiquitin-like-specific protease ESD4, producing the protein MKEEKWSITKSLSMTKKNAIYSDWGWGFGMAPRNPGGLSVQDYHVHASAMQSLAPGTWVDDRIIYTYMGLLRTREEEIHTGGIWERKPVYYFMDPYFMVLGKGHVKKIRKASRVGGDTLQRAWNKALRSFTGFSSATVGPSVLEADYIFIPCCVGDVHWVLFMFGTRRFEGLIIDSMNDEPDYREDIRVVSWLLPRLLHMVHPVEGLDPTSAEVLALPSRPKQRNSNDCGVYVMKYMDYFTQGYDLAEVPNWSQEEVDTFRYRIARELQLGKARGIPGIRMRRRHEAS; encoded by the exons ATGAAAGAGGAGAAGTGGAGTATCACTAAGAGTCTCAGCATGACAAAGAAGAATGCTATATATTCAGATTGGGGATGGGGCTTTGGGATGGCGCCGAGGAATCCCGGTGGTCTTAGTGTTCAGGACTATCACGTCCATGCATCAGCTATGCAGAGTCTGGCTCCAGGAACATGGGTTGATGACAGGATCATATACACTTATATG GGATTGCTAAGGACTCGGGAGGAGGAGATTCACACTGGAGGTATATGGGAGAGGAAACCCGTCTATTATTTCATGGATCCCTACTTCATGGTTCTTGGGAAAGGACATGTGAAGAAAATCAGAAAAGCATCGAGGGTCGGTGGAGATACATTGCAGAGGGCATGGAATAAAGCATTACGTAGCTTTACCGGGTTTTCCAGTGCTACTGTTGGTCCTTCTGTTCTCGAGGCGGACTACATATTCATCCCATGTTGTGTCGGAGATGTGCATTGGGTTTTGTTCATGTTCGGTACTAGACGATTTGAAGGTCTTATCATAGATTCAATGAATGACGAGCCGGATTATCGTGAGGATATACGAGTGGTG TCATGGTTGTTGCCGAGGCTATTGCATATGGTACACCCAGTCGAGGGGCTTGACCCTACTTCAGCCGAGGTCCTAGCTCTACCGTCCAGGCCAAAGCAACGAAACTCTAATGATTGTGGTGTTTATGTGATGAAGTACATGGACTACTTCACACAAGGATATGACTTAGCTGAGGTACCAAATTGGTCGCAGGAGGAGGTGGATACCTTTAGGTATCGGATAGCCAGGGAGCTTCAGTTAGGGAAAGCAAGGGGGATTCCCGGGATTCGTATGCGTAGGCGTCACGAGGCTTCGTAG
- the LOC141692325 gene encoding BEL1-like homeodomain protein 1 isoform X1 produces the protein MGTYYHGNSEIQGDGLQTLILMNPGYNNNNVGYSDTSQQQQQPPTGNYMFLNNNSTGGNSLNHSSMSHAPPTQQFVGIPLSATASAAPQQDNIHPHHSSIVHSQHDMSGIHGYMPRLQYSLYNPVDLTAARDVTRTQQGLSLSLSSQQHGYGSFGTDREMSSPALTPGHPPTISPRSNGGGGGGGGGGGGGDDVRAHGGSSSSVSGVSNGVNGMQSVLLSSKYLKAAQELLDEVVNVGKGVKASVQLPTIPNNGSTKNGETSPGATGDGSSGGGGEGSSKRGVELTTAERQEIQLKKAKLVNMLDEVEQRYRQYHNQMQIVISWFEQAAGIGSAKTYTALALQTISKQFRCLKDAIMGQIRAASKSLGEENSLAGGKLEGSRLKFVDNQLRQQRALQQLGMIQHNAWRPQRGLPERSVSVLRAWLFEHFLHPYPKDSDKHMLAKQTGLTRSQVSNWFINARVRLWKPMVEEMYTEEIKEQEQNGSEDKTSKSEQNEDMASKGKAPQDKSPTENQDNLTRHNSHNTVSASAVSTSPTGSNIRNHSGFTLIGSSEMEEMTRGSPKKLRSADMMHSVSGNALYMNMESKPETNNEQMSMKFGNDQRQSRDAFTLMGSPTNYIRGFGSYPIGDIGRYGADQFTAPPYSGNGVSLTLGLPHGENLSMSGTHQSFLSNQNIQLGRGVDISEANEFGAIDTPTSSHSATMYDNMNIQNRKRFAAQLLPDFVA, from the exons ATGGGGACGTACTATCATGGGAATTCAGAAATCCAAGGTGATGGATTACAAACACTGATTTTGATGAACCCCGGGTACAACAACAACAACGTTGGATACTCTGACACAtctcaacaacaacaacagccGCCAACTGGTAACTACATGTTCCTCAATAACAACTCCACTGGTGGCAACTCTCTTAACCATTCCAGTATGTCACACGCGCCACCTACTCAACAGTTTGTGGGCATACCTCTGTCGGCAACGGCCTCAGCTGCACCTCAACAAGATAATATTCATCCTCATCATTCATCTATTGTTCATTCACAGCATGACATGTCAGGAATACATGGCTATATGCCTAGACTTCAATACAGTTTGTACAATCCGGTTGATCTGACGGCGGCGCGTGATGTCACGCGAACACAACAAGGTCTGTCCTTGTCTCTTTCTTCTCAGCAACATGGATATGGGTCTTTTGGAACTGACCGTGAAATGTCGTCTCCAGCACTCACTCCTGGTCATCCACCCACTATTTCGCCGAGAAgcaatggtggtggtggtggtggtggtggtggtggtggtggtggggATGATGTGAGAGCTCATGGAGGCTCATCGTCATCGGTATCGGGTGTTTCGAATGGTGTTAATGGCATGCAGAGTGTGTTGTTGAGTTCCAAGTATTTGAAGGCTGCTCAGGAGCTTCTTGATGAAGTTGTCAACGTTGGCAAGGGAGTCAAGGCTAGTGTTCAGTTGCCAACTATCCCAAATAATGGGAGTACGAAGAATGGAGAAACTTCACCGGGGGCCACTGGAGATGGATCAAGTGGTGGCGGTGGAGAAGGCAGCTCCAAACGCGGTGTTGAGCTCACAACAGCAGAGAGACAGGAGATTCAGTTGAAGAAAGCAAAGCTTGTTAACATGCTTGATGAG GTGGAGCAGAGGTACCGACAGTACCACAACCAGATGCAGATAGTGATTTCTTGGTTTGAACAAGCAGCTGGTATTGGGTCAGCAAAGACGTACACAGCCCTGGCTCTACAAACTATTTCTAAGCAATTTAGGTGTCTTAAAGATGCGATCATGGGACAAATCCGAGCTGCAAGCAAGAGCTTAGGTGAAGAAAATAGTTTGGCAGGAGGGAAATTAGAGGGCTCCAGGCTCAAATTTGTTGACAATCAGCTCAGGCAACAGAGAGCTTTACAGCAGTTGGGAATGATCCAACATAATGCCTGGAGACCTCAGAGAGGATTACCAGAGCGCTCTGTTTCTGTTCTTCGCGCTTGGCTGTTTGAACATTTCCTCCACCC TTATCCCAAGGACTCAGACAAACACATGCTGGCCAAACAAACCGGGCTCACTAGGAGTCAG GTGTCCAACTGGTTTATAAATGCTCGTGTGCGCCTTTGGAAACCAATGGTAGAAGAAATGTACACAGAGGAAATCAAAGAACAAGAACAGAATGGTTCAGAGGATAAAACAAGCAAAAGTGAACAAAATGAAGACATGGCAAGTAAAGGTAAAGCTCCACAAGACAAAAGTCCTACTGAAAACCAAGACAATCTCACAAGGCACAATTCTCACAATACAGTATCAGCTTCAGCAGTTTCAACCTCTCCCACCGGGTCAAACATCAGAAACCACTCTGGTTTCACCCTCATTGGATCCTCTGAGATGGAGGAAATGACACGAGGAAGTCCGAAGAAACTAAGGAGCGCCGATATGATGCATTCTGTTTCGGGTAATGCCTTGTACATGAACATGGAATCCAAGCCAGAAACAAACAATGAGCAAATGTCTATGAAATTTGGCAATGATCAAAGACAGAGCAGAGATGCATTCACCTTAATGGGAAGCCCAACAAACTACATTCGAGGATTTGGCTCCTATCCGATAGGGGATATTGGAAGGTATGGTGCTGATCAATTCACTGCACCGCCTTATTCAGGCAATGGTGTTTCTCTGACTCTTGGTCTTCCACATGGTGAAAACCTCTCAATGTCTGGAACTCATCAGAGCTTCCTTTCAAACCAAAACATCCAACTGGGAAGAGGAGTTGATATTAGCGAAGCGAATGAGTTTGGAGCTATAGACACTCCAACATCATCACACTCCGCTACAATGTATGATAATATGAATATTCAAAACCGCAAGAGATTCGCTGCACAATTGTTGCCAGACTTTGTGGCCTAA
- the LOC141692325 gene encoding BEL1-like homeodomain protein 1 isoform X2, whose translation MGTYYHGNSEIQGDGLQTLILMNPGYNNNNVGYSDTSQQQQQPPTGNYMFLNNNSTGGNSLNHSSMSHAPPTQQFVGIPLSATASAAPQQDNIHPHHSSIVHSQHDMSGIHGYMPRLQYSLYNPVDLTAARDVTRTQQALTPGHPPTISPRSNGGGGGGGGGGGGGDDVRAHGGSSSSVSGVSNGVNGMQSVLLSSKYLKAAQELLDEVVNVGKGVKASVQLPTIPNNGSTKNGETSPGATGDGSSGGGGEGSSKRGVELTTAERQEIQLKKAKLVNMLDEVEQRYRQYHNQMQIVISWFEQAAGIGSAKTYTALALQTISKQFRCLKDAIMGQIRAASKSLGEENSLAGGKLEGSRLKFVDNQLRQQRALQQLGMIQHNAWRPQRGLPERSVSVLRAWLFEHFLHPYPKDSDKHMLAKQTGLTRSQVSNWFINARVRLWKPMVEEMYTEEIKEQEQNGSEDKTSKSEQNEDMASKGKAPQDKSPTENQDNLTRHNSHNTVSASAVSTSPTGSNIRNHSGFTLIGSSEMEEMTRGSPKKLRSADMMHSVSGNALYMNMESKPETNNEQMSMKFGNDQRQSRDAFTLMGSPTNYIRGFGSYPIGDIGRYGADQFTAPPYSGNGVSLTLGLPHGENLSMSGTHQSFLSNQNIQLGRGVDISEANEFGAIDTPTSSHSATMYDNMNIQNRKRFAAQLLPDFVA comes from the exons ATGGGGACGTACTATCATGGGAATTCAGAAATCCAAGGTGATGGATTACAAACACTGATTTTGATGAACCCCGGGTACAACAACAACAACGTTGGATACTCTGACACAtctcaacaacaacaacagccGCCAACTGGTAACTACATGTTCCTCAATAACAACTCCACTGGTGGCAACTCTCTTAACCATTCCAGTATGTCACACGCGCCACCTACTCAACAGTTTGTGGGCATACCTCTGTCGGCAACGGCCTCAGCTGCACCTCAACAAGATAATATTCATCCTCATCATTCATCTATTGTTCATTCACAGCATGACATGTCAGGAATACATGGCTATATGCCTAGACTTCAATACAGTTTGTACAATCCGGTTGATCTGACGGCGGCGCGTGATGTCACGCGAACACAACAAG CACTCACTCCTGGTCATCCACCCACTATTTCGCCGAGAAgcaatggtggtggtggtggtggtggtggtggtggtggtggtggggATGATGTGAGAGCTCATGGAGGCTCATCGTCATCGGTATCGGGTGTTTCGAATGGTGTTAATGGCATGCAGAGTGTGTTGTTGAGTTCCAAGTATTTGAAGGCTGCTCAGGAGCTTCTTGATGAAGTTGTCAACGTTGGCAAGGGAGTCAAGGCTAGTGTTCAGTTGCCAACTATCCCAAATAATGGGAGTACGAAGAATGGAGAAACTTCACCGGGGGCCACTGGAGATGGATCAAGTGGTGGCGGTGGAGAAGGCAGCTCCAAACGCGGTGTTGAGCTCACAACAGCAGAGAGACAGGAGATTCAGTTGAAGAAAGCAAAGCTTGTTAACATGCTTGATGAG GTGGAGCAGAGGTACCGACAGTACCACAACCAGATGCAGATAGTGATTTCTTGGTTTGAACAAGCAGCTGGTATTGGGTCAGCAAAGACGTACACAGCCCTGGCTCTACAAACTATTTCTAAGCAATTTAGGTGTCTTAAAGATGCGATCATGGGACAAATCCGAGCTGCAAGCAAGAGCTTAGGTGAAGAAAATAGTTTGGCAGGAGGGAAATTAGAGGGCTCCAGGCTCAAATTTGTTGACAATCAGCTCAGGCAACAGAGAGCTTTACAGCAGTTGGGAATGATCCAACATAATGCCTGGAGACCTCAGAGAGGATTACCAGAGCGCTCTGTTTCTGTTCTTCGCGCTTGGCTGTTTGAACATTTCCTCCACCC TTATCCCAAGGACTCAGACAAACACATGCTGGCCAAACAAACCGGGCTCACTAGGAGTCAG GTGTCCAACTGGTTTATAAATGCTCGTGTGCGCCTTTGGAAACCAATGGTAGAAGAAATGTACACAGAGGAAATCAAAGAACAAGAACAGAATGGTTCAGAGGATAAAACAAGCAAAAGTGAACAAAATGAAGACATGGCAAGTAAAGGTAAAGCTCCACAAGACAAAAGTCCTACTGAAAACCAAGACAATCTCACAAGGCACAATTCTCACAATACAGTATCAGCTTCAGCAGTTTCAACCTCTCCCACCGGGTCAAACATCAGAAACCACTCTGGTTTCACCCTCATTGGATCCTCTGAGATGGAGGAAATGACACGAGGAAGTCCGAAGAAACTAAGGAGCGCCGATATGATGCATTCTGTTTCGGGTAATGCCTTGTACATGAACATGGAATCCAAGCCAGAAACAAACAATGAGCAAATGTCTATGAAATTTGGCAATGATCAAAGACAGAGCAGAGATGCATTCACCTTAATGGGAAGCCCAACAAACTACATTCGAGGATTTGGCTCCTATCCGATAGGGGATATTGGAAGGTATGGTGCTGATCAATTCACTGCACCGCCTTATTCAGGCAATGGTGTTTCTCTGACTCTTGGTCTTCCACATGGTGAAAACCTCTCAATGTCTGGAACTCATCAGAGCTTCCTTTCAAACCAAAACATCCAACTGGGAAGAGGAGTTGATATTAGCGAAGCGAATGAGTTTGGAGCTATAGACACTCCAACATCATCACACTCCGCTACAATGTATGATAATATGAATATTCAAAACCGCAAGAGATTCGCTGCACAATTGTTGCCAGACTTTGTGGCCTAA